GATGTCGTCGCGAATTCGGACTATCGCAGATACGACGACGTTCTCCGTTTGACGCTGGATTGCACGGCCGAACAGATCGGAGTGGTCGAAGCTCTGCTTGTCCGCGCCAGAAATCGTGGTGACATCAGGTTTGGGCTACACCGGCAATCCCACGCGCTCATGACTTGCCTGGTACCTTCCGGCAACAAGGGCTCTCATCTTCATTTCCTCGACGGAATGGGCGGCGGATACACAAAGGCTGCTGAAATGCTGGAGGCTCAGTGACCACAGCAGGCGCTCAACCGAAAGGCTCACATCCAAAATTATTGCCTGCAGAGCAATGATTATCGGCGGCTTTGGGCCAATCCCAGACCTTGGCGCGGAGTGCCCGAATGTCCGTTTTCTCGTCGGGTAAGCTGACAGCGGACGGTCGGCAGTCGGCCCGGTAACAGTCATTCCTTCATCACGGGCCAACGACTGCTCCTTGCGCAATCCGGTCATCCAGACGCTCTAAGAGGTTGCTGGTTTGCTACCTCACTCCACGAAAAAGCCCGCGCGGCAATGCCGGCGGGCTCACATCCGGTTCGAAGGCGAACCGTGATTATTTCACGAGGTTGCGCTTGGCGAGCGTGCGCAGGCGCAGCGCATTGAGCTTGATGAAGCCGGCCGCATCCTTCTGGTCGTAGGCGCCCTGATCGTCCTCGAAGGTGACGAGCTTGTCGGAATAGAGCGACTTATCGCTTTCGCGGCCGATGACCATGACATTGCCCTTGTAGAGCTTCAGCGTCACTTCGCCGTCGACATGCTCCTGGCTCTTGTCGATCAGCGCCTGCAGCATCTCGCGCTCCGGCGAGAACCAGAAGCCGTAATAGATCAGCTCGGCGTAACGCGGCATGATGTCGTCCTTGAGATGGGCGGCACCACGGTCGAGCGTGATCGATTCGATGGCGCGATGCGCCGTAAGCAGGATCGTGCCGCCTGGTGTCTCGTAGACGCCGCGCGACTTCATGCCGACGAAACGATTCTCGACGAGGTCGAGACGGCCGATGCCGTTGTCGCGGCCATAATTGTTGAGCGCAGCCAGCAGCGTCGCCGGGCTCATGCGCACGCCGTTGATCGAAACCGCATCACCCTTTTCGAAGCCGACCTTGATGGTCGTTGCCTTGTCGGGTGCGGCCTCAGGCGAAATGGTGCGCATATGCACATATTCAGGCGCCTCCTGGGAGGGGTCCTCGAGAACCTTACCCTCGGAAGAGGAATGCAGAAGGTTGGCGTCGACGGAGAACGGCGCCTCGCCCATCTTGTCCTTGGCAACAGGGATCTGGTGCTGTTCGGCAAAGGCCAGCAGATCCGTGCGGCTCTTGAAAGCCCAGTCGCGCCACGGCGCGATGATCTTGATGTCGGGGTTCAGGGCATAGGCGGAGAGTTCGAAACGGACCTGGTCGTTGCCCTTGCCGGTCGCGCCGTGGGCAATCGCATCGGCGCCGGTCTTCTTGGCGATATCGATCAGATGCTTGGAAATCAGAGGACGGGCGATCGAGGTGCCGAGCAGGTAGACGCCTTCGTAGACGGCATTGGCGCGGAACATCGGGAAGACGAAATCGCGCACGAATTCCTCGCGCACATCCTCGATGTAGATCTCCTTGATGCCGAGCATCTCGGCCTTCTTGCGTGCCGGCTCCAGCTCTTCGCCCTGGCCGAGATCGGCGGTG
This Rhizobium brockwellii DNA region includes the following protein-coding sequences:
- a CDS encoding argininosuccinate synthase is translated as MASYKDVKKVVLAYSGGLDTSIILKWLQTELGAEVVTFTADLGQGEELEPARKKAEMLGIKEIYIEDVREEFVRDFVFPMFRANAVYEGVYLLGTSIARPLISKHLIDIAKKTGADAIAHGATGKGNDQVRFELSAYALNPDIKIIAPWRDWAFKSRTDLLAFAEQHQIPVAKDKMGEAPFSVDANLLHSSSEGKVLEDPSQEAPEYVHMRTISPEAAPDKATTIKVGFEKGDAVSINGVRMSPATLLAALNNYGRDNGIGRLDLVENRFVGMKSRGVYETPGGTILLTAHRAIESITLDRGAAHLKDDIMPRYAELIYYGFWFSPEREMLQALIDKSQEHVDGEVTLKLYKGNVMVIGRESDKSLYSDKLVTFEDDQGAYDQKDAAGFIKLNALRLRTLAKRNLVK